Part of the Opitutus sp. ER46 genome is shown below.
CGCGGTGGAGCGGGACATGGAGCTCGGGCAGTTCGCGATCATGTTCAAGGCGGTCTTTGTCGAGGGCTTCGCGCGTCCGTACGAAGGCGTGCGGCTGATCCTGCGGGTGCTGCTGGACAAGTACCGCGCGGCCGGTGGGGAGCGGCGAATGAAGTGCGGCGTGCAACGCATCCTCGTGCGCGACGGCCGCGCTATCGGCGTCGTGCTGGATTCCGGTGAAGAGATCCTCGCCCACGAGGTCATCTCCTCGATCGGCGCGGATGAAACCGAGGCGTTGATCGTCGGGCCGGTTGGTGCGCGCCCGTCGGACCTGCAAGCGACCACTGACGGCACCGCGCCGGCGTCGGCCGCGGAGCTGCCGCGCCTCTCCTACGTGGAGACGATGACGGTGCTGAACACGCAGCCTGAGGCGCTCGGGTGGGGGGACGACACGATCGTGTTCTTCAACGACTCGATGCGCTTCGAGTACGCGCGCCCGTCCGAGGCGGTCGACGTTCGAAGCGGCGTCGTCTGCATTCCGAACAATTTCCAATTCGGGGCCGGCCGCGTGCTGCCGGAAGGCATGCTCCGGGTGACGTGCCTCGCCAATTTCGCCCGCTGGGCGCACCTGCCCGAGGCCGATTACCGCGCCGCAAAGGCGCGCTGGTTTACCGCCGTCCAGAACAGCGGTCGGCGTTTTCTGCCGGCCGTGGACGATGCGACGCTCGCCACGGCCACCGTGGCCACCGACATGTTCACGCCGCGCACGGTCGCCCGCTTCACAGGCCACATCGCCGGCGCGATTTACGGGTCACCGCACAAACGTCGGCAAGGCCGCACCTCCCTCCCGAACGTCTACCTTTGCGGCACCGACCAGGGCTTCCTCGGGATCGTCGGCGCGATGCTCAGCGGCATCTCCATGGCGAACTTCCACATCTTGGCTGCCGCTGGCAAGGAGCCCAGGTAAGGAGTCATAGGTAAGGAGAGTGCAATTATAATTCTCCGTCAGCCAGGCACTTGGAATAATGTCCAGATACTCCGCGGAATAATGTCCGGATACTTCGACTGGGGCGGTCGTGCGCCGTGGCCGCCACCCAGCAGAGTGCCGGATGCGGCTGCGTCCGCCGGCGGCCCCTACGTGAT
Proteins encoded:
- a CDS encoding NAD(P)/FAD-dependent oxidoreductase encodes the protein MNSASQYDVVIIGAGMSGLAAGIRLAHFGKKVCIFERHNAVGGLNGFYAIAGRKFDVGLHAMTNYVAPGVKGTPLTKLLRQLRIDRDEFALCEQKRSRVAFGPQGELSLEFTNDFSVLEAQLAAKFPRQIDGFRALVARLRSLDDTALDAEPTSARAEVRRFITDPVLEDMLFCPLMYYGSAVERDMELGQFAIMFKAVFVEGFARPYEGVRLILRVLLDKYRAAGGERRMKCGVQRILVRDGRAIGVVLDSGEEILAHEVISSIGADETEALIVGPVGARPSDLQATTDGTAPASAAELPRLSYVETMTVLNTQPEALGWGDDTIVFFNDSMRFEYARPSEAVDVRSGVVCIPNNFQFGAGRVLPEGMLRVTCLANFARWAHLPEADYRAAKARWFTAVQNSGRRFLPAVDDATLATATVATDMFTPRTVARFTGHIAGAIYGSPHKRRQGRTSLPNVYLCGTDQGFLGIVGAMLSGISMANFHILAAAGKEPR